Below is a genomic region from Armatimonadia bacterium.
ACACGGAACCGACCCGGTCTGAAGTGCCGCTCAGGGCTCCTGCGCGTAGAGGTAAGTGAAGCGGCAGTTCGGTGCGGCGTCCCCGTTGAGCATGAACTCGTCGGTGTCGTCGTCCTTCTGGAGGTTGTCCGCCCACTTGAAGTGCAGACGAACCGGCCGGGCTGCATCGGCCAGCCCAACCAGGTCGCGAGGAATCTGCACCATCAGTTCCTTCCCGTCAACCTTGAGCGGGACGTCGGTCTGCGGCTGCCAGCCCTGCGGCGTCCAGCGCTCCAGCACCGTGACTGTGGAGGACCGCACGGTCCGGTTCACCCGGTAGTCGAAGCCCTGCCAGCCTGTCTTCGGGTCACCGTCGGTATCCAGCCACAGCATCATCCAGCGCGGGTCCGTGCAGGGGCTGATTGCCTCGCGAGTCTGGGCGTAGAACCACAGGTTCGTGCGGTCGCGGGCGACCTTGAGGCTGACGAAGTCGTTGCGGCCTGTGTCGTTGGTGTAGCGCGTAGAGTTGTTGTAACCGGGATGGTCGCGATGAGCTTCGTCGCCGGCATCGTCGCGGAACTCGGGCGTGACGTCAGCCCACTGGTCGAAGCCTGCGCCCAGGTTGATAGTCTTCTCGGGGCCCGCGGCGGGTGGCTTGCGGACGCCCCTGTAGCGGCGGACGAAGGAGACCAACTGGTAGTAGTAGTCATCCCCGTGTCCGCCCTTCATGGGCTCCATGTCGCGGCTGTGCTCCTGGTCGAACTCGTCCACGAACATCACGGGGAGCTTCACTCCACCGAACTCCGGGAAGCGCCCAGCGATCCACTCGTTCCAGCCCGTGATGAACACAAAGCGCGGGTCCTCGTCGAGGGCGCGCTGTGCTTGCTCGTCGAAGTTGAGGCCCCAGCGCACGGCATCGGGTCGGGTATCCTCCGCACCGTTGTGGAAGCTGCGTCCCTTGGCGTTCACCTCGCTCATGGAGCCGAGACGGTTGCCCACGGCATTCTGCGCGACCCCGACCGACATCTGCTCCTTCTCGCCGCGCGAGTTCATGAAAGCGTGCTGCGGGTAGACCTCCAGCCAGCTCCACATATCCGGCCCCGTGGGGCCCTGGAAGTAGCTGGCCTGCGGCTTGCGGAAGGTGAAAAACTGGCGGAGCACGTGGCTCTCGTCGTCGGTGTAGGAGAGGCGCAGGTTGCGGTCACCTGTCGTCGGCTTCCCGTCGGCGAAGGCCTCGCCACCGGCAAAAGCCTCCGTGCTCTGCGTCCACCAGCCCACGGTTCCCACCGGCTGCGACATCTCCAGGTAGTAGGTAGCTCCTGCGGGCAAGGGCGGATCGAGCTTGAGTACCTGCCAGGCGTTGTCGGGAGTGTTCGAGAAGGTCCTGGTCGCGAGCTTCTCGCCACCAGGACCGTCGCGGTATATCGAGAGGGCCATACCAGCGCCAAGGCTCTCCCAGGTGGGGAAGCTGCCGCCGACTGCATCAACGGGGCGCTCGGCCCGGAAGCTCTGGCCCAGCGTATGGCCCGGCTCGAGTCGCGCCGGCGTGTCGTGCTGAGAGAAGCCGGCGCTCGCTGCGATCATGTTCGGGTCAGCCAGGATCAGGGGCTTGCCCTCCCAGCGGTACCACAGGTCGGAGTACAGGCCCGGCCCGTAGAGATCAGCGCACAACTCCTTCACGACCTTCGCCGGATTCCCAAAGGGGCACAGGAAGGCTACCTGGGGCGTCTTGCCACCCATGCGGCGGGCCTCGGCGAAGGTCCTGAGCAGCGCCATGTAGTAGGGCTTGTACGTGATCTGATTGGTTACGTCGAAGATGACCACATCGACGCCGGCGTCGGACAGCATCTGGGCATGGCGGCGCAGAACGTAGGCGTCGTCTGTCTGGTAGTAGCCGAAGATCGACTCGCCCCAGTGATGTGCCGCGTACTGCGGTCCCCAGAGCGGGCTGTCGGGCTTGCTCATAGCGTCCGGGTCCTGGGCGAGAATCCTCGTGACATCGTAGGGAGCCTTTGCGCTCGCGTGGGCACCCAGCCACAGGAAGTAGAAGATGCCCACCTGGCGGTCGGCCCGTGGAGCACCGCACTCCGCATAGCCGGGCACCGTTCGACCCAGGCCATCCGTGGCAGACCAGGTGTCGCTCTGCACATCACGCAACTGGGCTCCCGCGACCGAAGCCATGAGGAGCACCGGGACGATCAGCAGGCCTATACGCACGGGCTCACCTTCTTCTGAGGGTCATGCGTCGGCTTGCGGCGTCGCTGGCCGGTGGTCAATGGGTCTGGGCCCAGAGCTTCTGAAGGTACTGAAGGCTCCGGCCCAGGGAGTCCTTCTTCTGCTCCAGCGGAACGTGCTCGAAGGTGATCAGGTGCAGGTGCGGGCCACCGTCCGCCGGCAGTCGTCGTGCATACTCAGCAAAGGGCGAATCGCCGGTGCCGAGTTCGACTGAGTAGATCGGATGGGTGTGCCCGGCCGGAGGCTGCAGCAGATGGTCCTTCCACGCCACCACGGGTACGCGGTCGGCGTGGTCCTCCAGCAGCCGCCAGCCCTCCTGATGGAGGGTGGTCATGTGGCCGATGTTCAGCGCAATGCCCACTCGCGGCTCGGTGGTCAGGCGGAACAGCTCCTCGCAGTCGGCCACCGTCTCAAGGATGCCGCCGTAGTGGATGTCCGGCGCAATCCTGGTCCCTGCGGGCGATGCGTGCACGGCTTCGGTGAGGACCCTGGCCACGCGTTCGACGAGTTCCCGCTTCTCTGCCGCGGGCATCTGCGGCTGTGGTGCGGCTCCGGCATTGGGCAGCACGATGTTGGTCCCGAGGGCCTCGCCCCACTTCGCGAGGTCAGTGAGACCACGGATCGTGCCTGCCATCTCTGCCTCGTCGCCGACCTTCATTAGCCCCTGGTAGACGCAGGCGACGGTGAGACCAGCCTCCTCGACGACCTCCCGTACGAAGCCCAGGTCCGACTGCGCCAGGTCGAGCATCGCACCCGGCGGGTCGGGGTTCGCGGCGGTCAGGGCATGCTGGCCGGGCACGTGCATCAGCATGATGCCCGAGTAGCCCAGCTCGGCGGCCTCTGCGAGCACCTGGCGGAAGGACTTGACGGGCTGGCCCCACTCGGTCAGGGCATGGACGCTGGTGGCGAAGTTCACTGTTCGGCCCCTTGCTCTCGGAGTTTGCGGTACACGCTCTCACACAGGCGCATGGTGGGCACGGCATCGGCGATGGGCGACAGGTCCGGCTCGTCGCCGCGGACTGCAGCGAGGAAGCTGGCGACATCCTGGACGTAACCCAGCCAGCGTAGGTCGGCCAGCCGGTCGCCGGTGAAGACGCCGCGACGCAGGTACGTCTCGGAAGCGCCCGGTCGGCGGCAGCGCAGGTCGAAGTCATGACTGTACAGGACGTGTCCCTGGCTGCCGGTCATCTCGAAGTAGAAGAACTCCTGCGCCGCAGGCTGCTCGGAAGTGAAGTTGAGCGTGGCCACTGCCCCCGAAACCATGCGAGCCGCTACTACATAGGCACGCAGGCCTGAGACGGTGGCCACCTGCACTTCCACCTCCTCGACCTCACCGGCCAGATGACGAAGGGTGTCGTAGGCATGGCAGTGCTGGTCCATCACGGCGTCCTCGAGCGTCCGGCCCGAGACAAGACCGTAGCGGAGGATCGCCAGGGTCAGGGGACCGAAGTCCTCGGACATGAACTGCCGGGCTTGCCGGACGGCCTCGCTCTGACGCAGGTTGAAGCCGACATGGCAGACGACACCCGCTGCAGCAGCGAGGTCGGCAAGTTCCTGGGTCTGCTCGGCAGAAGGCGCCGGGGACTTCTGGAGGTAGAGTGGGAAGCCGGCCTGGAGGACCTGCCGACCGACCTCGTAGTGGACCTTCGGGCCGCCGACGCAGATCACCGCTTCGGGTTGCACCTCATCGAGCATGCGGCGGAAGTCGGTGTAGACGCGCTCGAAGCCGTACTGGGCGGATGCCAGTTGCGCCTTCTCCTCCGCCAGGTCACAGACCGCCGCGAGAGTAACCGGATGAGCGCGTAGCTGCGGGTACATGAAGCTCTTGGTGAAGCCACCGGCTCCGATATAGGCCAAACGCAGGGGCTGGTCAGATGCCATGACTGCCTCCATGAGGGTGCCACGCTATCGGCACGAACCTGCGCCACCTCGGCCGCCCCCGCTCGGCTGGGAGTTCGCTTCTGGAGACGCAGAGGCCTCCCCGGTGCTGACTCTTGGTCTACCCTCGGAAAGGGTCGGGCGTGCCCTGCGGCACGCCCGAAGTCGCTTCTGGAGGAGGTCAACCGGACCCCCTTACCGTGCGTCAGCTTGTCCTAAGCACCTGACACCAGGTGTCAGGTCTACTTGGCCGCTTCGACCTGCTGGACCAGGTAGTCGGCGATGACCGTCGCCATGAGCTCGTGGCCGGAGGGATTCGGATGCGCCATGTCGCCCATGTAGGGCAGGAGCTCCTCGCGCCCGATCTTCTTCATGGCAGCGCCGAGATCGAGGTAGCTGATATGCCAGGAGCCTGCCACGTCGCGCACAACCTGGGCGAAGTCGTCCATCATCACAAAGCGCGGACCGGCACCGGGAATCGTGGTGAGCGGCAGGATGGCGGTCTTGCCGCCGGTGACGGCACAGATGCGTCGGTAGTAGTCGTTGAGGGAGTCGGCGAACTGCTGGGCGGAGAAGAGGTTGCTCTTGTCGTTGTAGCCGTAGAGGGTGGTCACCAAGTCTGGGGCTGGTCCCTGGAAGTCTCGATTGACCCAGGCGCGGGCGTCGGTGACCTTGGCGCCGCCGACGGCACGGCTCTCCGCATAGACCTCATTGTAGCCGAGGCGCTGGCGGAGCTGGGCCTGGAGCAAGGTAGCATAGCGCTGAGCGTCGCGGTCAGGGAGGCCGGTGCCGGCGGTGATCGAGTCGCCCATGCACAGGATGTGGACGGGCTTCTTGTCGCGGAGCTTGGTGATGACGCTTGCGAGAGACGCCGGGGCGGGTGCCGCTGCAGGCTGTGGCGCGCTCTGCTCCAGGCGGACCTCATCGACCCAGTAGGTGTGCTTCGCGATCTGGGCGTTGTTGAAGGTGATGGTCCAGCGAGTGCCAAGCCGCAGCCACTGGACGCCACTGGGCGGAAGACCGCCGGGAGTGCCGATGGCGGTGAAAGCGCCTTCGGGAATCCAGTCGGCCCAGGGGACGTCGTACTTGCGCCACTCCGTGGAACTGAGGGGGAAGAAGTAGCAGTAGGAGTAGGACCTGTTGGAGCCATCTCCGAAGAGGGCGATACAGCCCCACTCCCTGGAGCCGTCGCCCTTCGCCCAGAAGCTGACGCCCTGGGCGGTATCAAAGGCCGCCGGCGGGTAGTTGTCGAGGATCCTGCCGCTGAGCTGTCCGGGCATGGTGACCTTGGCGCAGGCAGCGCCCTCATGGGCGTCGGTGGACCTCTCGACAACGGCGCCGCCGGTCGCCTGCCACTTGGATATGTCCTCGAGTCCGGTGAGGAGCGTCTGGGCTGCGCAGGGGACGACGAGCAGCGCCAGAAGGGCCAGAGTGGATAGAGTCAAACGCATAGGGTGCCTCCCGTGTTCTAGTTCGGGCTGTCGGATTGGCTGGACGCTTCGCTACCGGCTGCCGAGAGTCCTGCCCCGGAAGGGTGAGGCCGAGGCTAACGACCGGCGCCGCCGGACACCGGGACTGGGCTAGCGACGGCACTTGAACAGGCAGACGCCGGCGGCCCAGAGTTCGTGAGTCTCGGGGTTGTACCGCAGAGTCAAGGGCTTGCGGTAGGGCAGGTCGCCGGTGATCTCCTGCCAGGAGACGCCGCCGTCGTGGGTCTCGTACACGCCGCCGATCATCGCGTTGCCGTCCCAGGTCGTGGTGGCATACCACAGACGCTTCGGATCGGCCGGATCGGTCTCCAAGCCCACGGTCATCCGCGAGCCGTCGGTATACCTGGTGAGCTGCTTCCAGGTCTGGCCGTGGTCGGTGCTGCGCCACAGGTTCTGTCCCGGGCAGTAGACCGCGCCATCGGCGGCGACGTGGAGGTTGAAGATCCACTGCTCGCGGGTGAAGACGTTCTGCCAGGAGGCGCCGCCATCCTCGCTCCGGTACAGGCCTCCTCCAGCACCGCAGGCGCCCCAGAAGATACGTCTGGACTCCGTCGGGTCGACCGCCAGACCGAAGAACATGCGGCGACTTCCGGGCTGCCCCGGCAGGGCGCTCCAGGTCAGCCCGCCGTCCTCGGACTTGAAGACACCGCCACCGCTCTTGCCGGGAGAGGGATCACCGTCGATGCCGAGGTAGAGGACCTTCGGGTTCTGCGGATCGGCAGCCAGGGCTCGTGGGTAGCCGGTACCCCACATGGTGTTGGCAGTCGGCACCGTAGTGGGCAGGCCGGTCGCGGTGCGAGAGAAGGTCTTCCCGCCATCGTCGCTGAGAACCACGCGGTTCGGGCCGGGTGAGTCCCAGGGGCTGCAAGTGCTGACGATGTGATCGCCGCTCTTGCCGTCGGAGATCGCGAGTCGCCAGTAATGCCCGCTGAGTTCGACGTCCCACTTGATCGGCCATAGCTGACGCCAGTTACGGCCGTTGTCCTCGCTGACCATCACGCCCTCATCCATCGCCGAGGCGTAGGTGCGGCCCTTGTAGAAGCGCAGGTCGTAGACGCAGGAGATGTCGGCGCCGCGAACGCGCTCGGTCCAGGTGCGTCCTCCGTCCTCGCTGTGACAGGGACGCCAGTTCGCGGCGATGTAGAGCTCCTTCGGGTTGAGCGGATTGACGGCGAGGCTCTTGGGCGAGCTCAGGGGAGTCGTGGTGACGTAGTCCCTCGGTATGGTCGGGTTTGCTGACGGATCGGGCCGCAGTTGAGAGGAGGAGGTCCAGGTCTGGCCGCCGTCACTGGAGAAGCAGAAGACACCGTTCCAGCCGGAGGAGCCGATGACGTACACGTCGAGGGGACTGGCCGGGCTGACGGCAACCTCCTGGAGGGCGCAGTCCTTGGGAAGGCCCTGCGAGACGTCCTGCCAGGTCTCGCCCCCGTCCGTGGAGCGGCGAAGTCCATCCTTGCCGAAGGCGGCGTAGAAGACCCTGGGATCGGAGGGAGCGATTGCGACGCTCAGGGCCTTCTTCGGAGTGGGCAGCTCGCGCCAGGTCTCGCCGGCATCGCGGCTGAGGATGACACCGGCGTCGTCGGTGGCTGCCGCCACGAGGGACGGGTCCTTCTCCGCAACGCAGAGGGTGTAGATGGGACCGCTCTGCAGATCACCCATGCGGACGTTGCCATAGGTCGGGACCGACTTGCTCTTCGAGAACTCCTTCACCACGTGCTGATAGGGCGTCGTGGCTGGAGCCTCCTGGCCCTCCGGCGTCCGCCTGAAGGCGAAGTAGAAACGGGTGAACTTGCCGACCGAGGCCGTCTCCATGAGCGGGCCGACGCAGCCGAAGTCCATGCGGTTGAGGGTGCTCCAGTCGGGCGTCCCCTGGTAGGCCCTGGCTTTGTCGGGGTTCTTCTTCGCGTAGTCGGGATCGAGGACGAAGTCCTCGGCGCGGAGTATGACGTCGCCCCATTGAGTCTGGCCGAAGACCTCGCGTAGGTTGCGACTGCGGTACGCGGTGCCGTCGGCTGCTTTGAGCGTCAGGAAGCAGTCGCGGGGCAGGACACCGTCGGCCCTGAAGCTGAAGCCGAAGCCCATGCAGTCGGCCGAAGTCATGCCCGCGGGGAAGGTCAGGGGGAACCAGAAGCCGCCGAACCACTCCTGGTTGACCTTCCCGAACTGGACGCGGAGGGTCTCCGGTGGCTCCTGCTCCAGAGCCCGCTCGTAGACCGTGCGCCAGGTCTCGCCGCCGTCGGTGCTCTTGCAGACCCTTCCGGCAGGACTGGCGGCATAGACGACGCTGCTGTTGGTGGGGTCGACGGCGACGCAACGGACGCTGCGACCCTTCTCACCGGTGAGGCGCAGGCCTCTGGGGCCGGTGTTGGGGAGGAGACGCCAGCTCTCGCCGCCGTCGGTGCTCTTGCACAGACCGCCTGCCGTCGCAGCGTAGATGGTCTCGGGCGTGGACCGGTCCGTTGCGAGCGAGAAGACGCCGTAGTTCGCCAGCCCCTTGTTGAGGAGCCGCCAGTTGCGACCGTGGTCCTCGCTCTTGTAGACCCCGGCGACGTCGCCACCCAGGTACAGAACGCCATCTCGGGTCGGGTGGAAGGCCGCCGAGTAGTAGAAGCCGCCGCCACCCCAGCCTGCCCATTCCCAGCTAACGGCGGTCGGGGTTGCCGGCTGTGTGTCAGGGGCTGCAAGCGCCGTCAGGGCCAAGCCCAGGCCGACGGTGATGAAAGCGCCGAGGCGGTACAGGTGCATGGCGGATCACCTCTCCTTGTAGACTGACACGGGATGGTCAGAGCGTGGGATTGACAGGACTCCAGATCCTGATGCGGCGGTCAGAAGTCGTACGCTACGGATTCCTCGCCGGCGAGGAGGTCTCCTCTAGTCTGGAGGGCGCGGGTCCTGAGTGGTGAAGGCCGTCCCGCGGAAGCGGAAGGTGTGGTCACACCTCGGCGCGAAAGGCCCGACAACTACTGGCTCCTGGTTCCTTCGGAAGAGGGTGCGGATTGTATGGCTCATCCCTTTGGACGCCGGCACAGCTCGCTGACCTGTGAAGGACCTGCGCCCGCAGTCGTACTCCTGACTTGCCTTCTCGTGATCGGCCTCTCCCCAGTCGTCTCCACGGGGGCTGATGAGCAGATGAAGTGGTGCGGCGTCTGGGAGTGGAGCATGGATCACCGCAGCGAGGCGGGCCTGGTTGCCATCGCCGACGCCTGCCACAGCCTGGGGTTCAACGTCCTGATGATGGCTCCGCCTCGCAACCGGATTGCCTTCATGGCAGAGACTTGCCACGCACGTGGCATACGGCTGTACCTGTCCACGGTCTTCTCGGGTGGAGACCCCGCATGGCAGCAGGTCATGACGCCGGAGGAGCGGGCACGCAAGGACCAGCCGGTGCCCGCAACTCATCAGCACGGCGGAGAACCACGTGACCCCGGCGAGGTGTTCGAGAGCCCTGCGCCCTGCTGGAACCGCCCCGAGGTTCGCAGCTTCTTCCGCGAGAGAGTGCAGGAGTGGGCGAAGCTGCCGGTGGACGGGCTGGCCTTCGACTACATCGGCTACGCGAACTACCGCCGGTGCTACTGCCCCGTCTGCCAGGAGAAGCTCAGGGACTTTCTGCATGCTCATCCGAACCTGCCCTACGGGCGGGCGGCGGAGATCGTGGCCGAGGACACGCTGGTGAGCTTCACCAACGAGATGGCGGCTGCAGCGCGGGAAGTGCGGCCCGAGCTTGAGCTGACGATCCACGTCTACCCGTACTTCCGCCCGAACCCCTTCTATGGTAACCGCCTGGAGCTGGACACGGTGGGGCAGACCGTCTCGTGGTTCTTCCGCCCGCACTGGCCGCTGGAGAAGGTGCGCCGGCTCACGGAGAACCTCGTGGCCAGTCAGCACGAGTACGTGACCACTGCGACCGCGGCACCCTTCCTGGGGTTCTACGAGAATCCCCCTCGCGACTACCGGTCATCAGGGAGGATCGCGGCGGAGTTGGCGATCCTGCGGGACAGCGGCGCCGGTGCGCTGCAGATGGCCGAGTTGGGGAACCTGGTGCGCAAGCCCCGAGTCGCTGAGGCAGTGGCCCGAGCGCTTGGAGGAGACTATCACCGCACGCCTGCGGTGGGAGCGCAGCACTAAGGCGCCCGGACCGCATGCTGCCGGCCGCACCGAGTTGACGCCCTTTGCCGCAACGATTGGAAGCTGGAGAGTGGTAGCTGATGAAGCGTAACAGAGCCCTGCCCCTGCTGCTGATTGCCCTTTGGCTTGCGCTGTCCTGCGGTGCCTGGGCGCAACTGGCACCGGCACCGGAAGGTACCTTCACGGTTGCTGTCCTGCCGGACACCCAGAACTACTCCGCGACCCAGCCGGATATATATAACACGATTACACGCTGGATCGTCGATAGCAAGGAGACTCAGCGCATCGTCTTCGTCGCCCACACGGGTGACATCGTGGACAAGGCATCAGACGAGGCACAGTGGATCAACGCTCGACGGGCGATGGATACGATCCACGGTGTGATCCCCTACGGCCTCGGGGTCGGCAACCATGACATGCGCGCGGCCGATGGCGACAAGACGCTCTTCGAGAAGTACTTCGGCAAGGAACGCTACGCGAGCTTCGACTGGTACGGCGGCAGCCGGGACAACAACGGCAACAGCTATCAACTGTTCAGCGCCGAGGGCATGGACTTCATCGTCCTGCACCTGGAGTGCAACGCGCCGGACAAGGTCCTGGAGTGGGCCTCCGGCGTTCTGGAGGCTCACGCAGATCGGCACGCCATCATCGCTACCCACATGTGGGCCGGGCCTCTGCTACAGCCGAAGGACAATGCCGGGTTCCTGACCGATCCCAAGGGACGCATGCAGTGGAAGAAGTGCAACGGCAAGCTGGGCAACACCCCGCAGCAGATCTACGACAAACTGGTGTATCCGCACGCGAAGGTGTTCCTCGTTCTGTCCGGCGACCAGAGCCGCACGCAGTCCATGACCATCACCTCCACCGGGGCGCAGGGGAACACGATCCATGAGTTGATGTGTGACATCCGTGAGGGCTACATACGTCTGCTGCGCTTTGTTCCGAAGGAGAGTCGCCTTGAGGTCATGACCTACAGCCCGACGCTGGGTCACACGTGCCCGGGGACCAAGATCGTGCCAGAGCCGGAGAAGCACCAGTTCACACTGCGGCTGGACTTTGGTGCGTCCGCCAAGTGATGTCGGCGGTCTGCGCTGAGACGAAGTGAGAGTCACCGCCGCCGCGGAGAAGGTAGTGAGGTGCACAGTGTACAGGCAGATGACAGCGGCCCTTCTGCTCATGCTCCTGATGGTAGCGCCGGGGCCCTGTGAGCTCGCTCGACTGACCTTCCGGGCGGACCTTGACGGCAGCCTGGATTGCCAGGTCGGCTCCGGGAAGGCCGAAGTGAAGGGCACTGCGTCCTTCGCTGCCGGTCGTCACGGTCAGGCCTTTGTGGCGGACGGCTCGTGCGTTCTGAGCTACCCGACGGTGGGCAATTTGGACAAGGCTCGCGGGACGGTGACGATGTGGGTCTGCCCGCAGTGGGACGGGAACGATGGGAAGAGCCACAGCTTCCTGTCGGATGACCTGGACTTCAACAAGCCTGCGGACAACAACCTGCACCTGTGGAAGTGGGTGCTCAACGATGCGCTCCGATTGGACCTGCGCACCGATCCGCCGAGGGATGCCGAGTTCCGGGTGACCGGATGGCGGGCGGGAGAGTGGCACCACCTCGCGGCTGCCTGGGACTGCAAAACCGGCACGCGGCTCTTCGCGGACGGGAAGCTCGTGGCTACCCTGGGCCTGCAATGGGAACCGAAGCAGGCGAACCGGTTCCTCGTCGGCGCGAACTGGAAGGGAGAGTCGCCGGCGCAGGCTCTCATACAAGAGGTGAGGGTCTACGATGCGCCGCTGGATGCCGGGCAGGTGGCGAGAGTGGCCGACGGCAAGGACCTGCCGATCCTGCGGCCCAAGAGTCTGAGGGTGCCTGGAAGCCTTGAGATTGGCAGGCCCTTCGCTGTCACACTGGAAGGCACTGCGGAGACCAGTACGCCGGACGCGCTGCCGGTGGTGGTGAGTCTCGACGGGCTGCCGCTGCCGAGTGTGACGGGGCCGACCGAGGTCGCGCTGCAGAAGGGCGCTGCGAAGTACGGGCCGATCTCCTTCGTGCTGCCCGCCTACTACCATATGATGCCGGGGCGTCATGAGCTCACGGCGGAGGTGGCGGGTGCGAGTGTCACGGAGGCTGCACCGTGGAAGGCCGAGGTGCAGGTCACGCGAGCGCCCGAGTCGGCGGGACCGGTCGAGTGGCGATTCGAGCGGGGTAAGGTGCTGCGCGGCAAAGAAGTGTACCTGGAGCCCGGAGAGGGCATGGCCTTCTGGTTCGACGGGGCAGTTCGCCCGTATGATGAGGCCGGTCAGCGGCTCTGTGAGGGGTTGGTGGCCTCGGGGCGCATTGCCGATGTGGTGCCGTGCCGGCTGGTGGACGAGGTCAACTGCACCGCGACCGACCACAGCTTCCGCGAGTGGGGTACGTCGCAGGTGGCCTCGCTGGCGGACGGACGCCGGTATCGCATCACCGGCACGCGCAAGAGCGCGGAGGAACAGGCGGCCAAAAGCGGAGGCAAGACGCGGGTAGTGCCCGGTTTCCAGTATCGGTTGGAGGGTCTGAAGAGGCCAGTGCCGCACCTGCTCGTGATCGACACCCTCAACGATCGCGAGCGGGTTCTGGAGACCGCCATTGATGTGGCGCCGGGCAGCGCCATCACGCCGCTGCTGGCCACCAGTGGCGCCGGCAGTCACGACCTGATCAACCTGAACGTGACCTACACCGGGCGCGAGTACCCCTCGGACGGCAAGCCCTACCAGCAGGTCACGCTGTTCTACCCGAAGAGCGACGCGGTGACGGCGACGATCACGGACTCCCGCCGCGAGCTTCAGCAGGACGAGATGACGGGTGCGGCAGTCGCCAGGATTGCGGTCTATGAGGTCACAGCGGACCTGGGGCGGATTGCGGCCGGTGTGGAGAAGGGCGAGCGTAGCGTCAGCCTGTTCTACCCCTGGTGCAGCCCGCTCTACAACGAGTTCGGGTTCAGCGCCGGAACGCAGGGGTCACGACGAGCGTCGCTGGATGCCCTCGCCGACTACCTGCGATTCATGGGCTTCAGCAGGCTTGAGTTCCACCCGTACAAGTTCAGTCGTGGCGCTGACTTCGCCTCTGAGATCTTCGCCGGGTCGACTGGCAGTGATGTGCTGGAGGACACGCTGCCGGTGATGGCGGCGAAGGGGATCGAGGTCGTACCGCGGATCGACTCGATGGTCTTCTACCTGTCGGATGACGCCGGCAAGAACCTGTATGCCGACCCGGAGGCCTATCAGCTCACCCGCAAAGGTGAGACGATGAAGTTCTTCGGCGTGGTGCCGGATCCGCTTCACCCGCAGGTTCAGCAGCTCCTGCAGGACATGCTCTGCGAGCTGGCCCGCAAGACGAAGGGCTGGAGCAATGTGCCAGCCGTGGGATTCCGGGCGAACGGCAAGTTCGGGAACCTCTATGTGGGAAGCAACCGCGCCCACCCGCCGGAGGAGTCCGGGTACAGCGAGTTCGACATACGGGAGTTCGAGAAGGACTGCGGGGCGAAGGTCGGTGGGGCCGCGGGCGACGCTCAGAGCAGGTACGACTACCTCCGGGCCAACTGCTGGGACCAGTGGATCGCCTGGCGATGCCGGCGGATTCACGATCACTGGGTTCGTCTGGCGCAGGCCGTGCAGGCCGTCGATCCGACCAAGAAGCTGATTGTCTTCACCAAGATCCCGGGCAACGATCCGGGTGAGAAGCGGGACTGGGACAAGGCGCCTGTCGATCTGCTCGACCTGCACCGATACCACGGTTACGACCCCGCACTGTACCTGGGGGACAAGGGCCTTGCGCTCTCGCGGGTGATGGGCATCGACGGGGATCGGTACTGGCCGCAGCCCTGGAACAAGCGCTTCTTCTTCGAGCCCGAGCTCAGCGGGTTCTTCCAGTCCGCAGAGCCCAGCGGAGTGGAGTTGTACTATATCTACTGGGAGCTGCCCGATCACCCGCTCGGGTTCCGCGTCGGACCTGGCTCACCGCAGGGACGTGCCTTCTATGAGCCGATGACCCAT
It encodes:
- a CDS encoding LamG-like jellyroll fold domain-containing protein; this translates as MYRQMTAALLLMLLMVAPGPCELARLTFRADLDGSLDCQVGSGKAEVKGTASFAAGRHGQAFVADGSCVLSYPTVGNLDKARGTVTMWVCPQWDGNDGKSHSFLSDDLDFNKPADNNLHLWKWVLNDALRLDLRTDPPRDAEFRVTGWRAGEWHHLAAAWDCKTGTRLFADGKLVATLGLQWEPKQANRFLVGANWKGESPAQALIQEVRVYDAPLDAGQVARVADGKDLPILRPKSLRVPGSLEIGRPFAVTLEGTAETSTPDALPVVVSLDGLPLPSVTGPTEVALQKGAAKYGPISFVLPAYYHMMPGRHELTAEVAGASVTEAAPWKAEVQVTRAPESAGPVEWRFERGKVLRGKEVYLEPGEGMAFWFDGAVRPYDEAGQRLCEGLVASGRIADVVPCRLVDEVNCTATDHSFREWGTSQVASLADGRRYRITGTRKSAEEQAAKSGGKTRVVPGFQYRLEGLKRPVPHLLVIDTLNDRERVLETAIDVAPGSAITPLLATSGAGSHDLINLNVTYTGREYPSDGKPYQQVTLFYPKSDAVTATITDSRRELQQDEMTGAAVARIAVYEVTADLGRIAAGVEKGERSVSLFYPWCSPLYNEFGFSAGTQGSRRASLDALADYLRFMGFSRLEFHPYKFSRGADFASEIFAGSTGSDVLEDTLPVMAAKGIEVVPRIDSMVFYLSDDAGKNLYADPEAYQLTRKGETMKFFGVVPDPLHPQVQQLLQDMLCELARKTKGWSNVPAVGFRANGKFGNLYVGSNRAHPPEESGYSEFDIREFEKDCGAKVGGAAGDAQSRYDYLRANCWDQWIAWRCRRIHDHWVRLAQAVQAVDPTKKLIVFTKIPGNDPGEKRDWDKAPVDLLDLHRYHGYDPALYLGDKGLALSRVMGIDGDRYWPQPWNKRFFFEPELSGFFQSAEPSGVELYYIYWELPDHPLGFRVGPGSPQGRAFYEPMTHALRYQNPGSFCFYNWFRATMGHEVDLREFCRAFRGLPMVAPTPFAGQVRPSEAASDPRLCVRMFRDRLSLVNDCGEAREVTLVLPPGYALGGLEDLALGTRCEIVERNGQREVRLAIRPWDTRTLAPVTAK